In Gossypium hirsutum isolate 1008001.06 chromosome D01, Gossypium_hirsutum_v2.1, whole genome shotgun sequence, the genomic window ATGAAAGTTTAATTCTCAACTTGGTCGTTGAGTGCCTACTTGTCAGCTCTCGACCGTATCGTCAGATTGAATCATATGAAGTAATGCAGGCCATAAATGGGATGATTCGTGTTCTTCATAAAAACTCATTAGCTAGATCACTCTGGGCTCGCAATTCTTGCTCAAAATTATTCGTTGGAGGTCACAAAATTCTattactcttttctttttccttagtATTTAACCTGCGATATTTTTTTGAGTCTATGTTGAGAACTATCGCAAGAAATTAGCTTATTTTACCATTATATAATTGATTTGCGATAAGTTTATTAATTGCAGGGCTTTCATATGATACCAATGAGACTGTTTTGaagaatgcttttgaaaaatatggtGAAATCATTGAAGGTAAATTTCTTGGATACTTGTTTATTTTGACAAGAATTTGTGCTTTACGGCATTAAGAACATGTTGGGGGCTTTAGCAGTTCGAGTCATCGCTCATCACGTGAGTGGGAAATCGAGAGGGTATGGATTTGTGCGATTCACTTCTGATGCTTCAGCCAAGGTAGCTTTTAAGGAGATGCATTCCAAGGTGTGTTTCAAGTAATTAATTCATTAACTctaggttaaattctgctattagtgcCTGTACTTTGTGAAAGCTATGGATTTATTCCCTGAacttttatttgatcaattttagtctacttttcaaattttgaaattttaatcttgatCCCTAACAATAACAGAAATTTGTTTCGTTAAATTCAACtattagtcctttactttttatACAATTGTAGGTTTAGTTTGTTTTCTCCAATTGGATTATTCTAAGTCTTTGTACTTTTCGATTTTTGAAAATTCGGTCTTTAACGCAAATGACTGTCGTTAAtctattaactaaatttttagaaaataatacaTGGAAATAATAAGCTGACAtgatattatatgataatatgttaaaatTTGGAAAGTACATTGGACAAAAAAAGACCCAAAAAAAAGTACACGGaattatatgataatatgttaaaatTTGGAAAGTACATTGGACAAAAAAAGACCCAAAAGAAGTACAgggattaaatccacaacttttacCGAGTACAGGgaataatagcaaaatttaaccattaACCGTATTATAACTATTACCTCGTATATTTGTAATAAAGGAgcaattgggttttgatgtattTTTTACGTATCATGGTTGTTTCTAGGTACTGGACGGTAGAAATATTCGAGTTGAATTCGCATGCAAGAACAGTTGATGTTTCTCATTAGAGGTTTGGTTTCTTCCATGGCGATAGTTATTGGTTTTCATTTGTTAAATTTAATCGAATATCTTTAGAGAAAATTTGCATTTTATACTTTAGATCCTTGTAACTCTTTAGAAACGAAATAGATCTCTCGACCAATTAGTTAATGCTTGAATGATCTAACTGCATTGTGATGTTCTAGACATAGCTCATGTATTATTTTAGCGTAGGCAATGGCCGGTGACAGTGGTTGCGGGTTGACTGACGCGCTCTGCTACATCTCGGATCTGACAGTAAACGCAAGTGCAGATGCCACCACTGAGCTTGTCCAATTCTGGTCTGACACCGACGAACCAGCAACAATTTTGGCCTTCCAATATTCCAACCTCCTCCAGCTCATGCTCAGAACCATCACATGATGCCTCCTGTGTTTTGGAAACTATTTTACTCCTTAACGAGAATAAATAACAGATTCGTATCTCGAAACTTACCTCAAATAGATTCAATCACAAGATTAATTAAGACCTGCTGATGCTTTTTCTTtcgttttttttcctttaaaataaatGGAGCTTCAACTCAAGCAAAAAGAAAAGGAACTGGAACGTAGATGAAGAAATTAATGAGagttttcttttcccttttacaAAGTCGAAATAAACaagaattaagttttttttttcaattgaaagaaaacaaaagagatggGGATTGAAGAAAAAGAGAACGAAAGTGGAAATCAAcgtaaaaaaaagggagaaataaAGCAGAAATCAAAGGGGGGAAAAGAAACCGAAAGAGCAGCTTTGAATTTTTGCTGAGAGAAATATAAGTAGAAAATGGTTGCAATGGgggaattgtaaacaaaaatgaGAAGATGAAGAGCTAAGAAACAATGTATGCTGGAAACTTAATTGCTAATTCTTATACCCACTTTGATAGGGGCACATTGGACAACAAGAGCCAACTTGACGAGGATCCTCCATTGGGGATGGTTTGTAAAAGTAACATTTGGTTGAGTACGCCATATAATGACCCTTCAATTAGAAACATTCGTGATTGACCTTCTGTGAATCCTACTTTAACTGGTGCTTTATCACAGACGCCagtaaagaacatgacctttactGGTGCTTTAtcacaaacgctgctaaaaaacatgacctttaacggcgcttttatcacaaacgccggtAAAGagtatgacctttagcggcgcttttatcacaaacgccactatagaaAATGACTTTTAGCGATTTTTTTCACAACCGCCACCATTAAAGAGCATGAtaattagcggcgtttatggaaaaacgccactaactttAGCAGATTTGTAACATTCAATTTTCATCCATATACAACCCTTCTTGTAGCATAAATCTAACCAAAaacaacaaatcaaaataatacttcaaattcaaagaaagatatatgatataaattgataactgaagtataattcaaaatattcttacaataatgttaaaagttaaaatgttaaaaatattcttacaataagaaaacaaatgtctaagatggaaaattttgcgactgctgaaacatcttcatcatattctaaAGCTGTAGCTGGAGTGCGTCGTACTTTTTGAAGAAATTCAGCTAAAAAGTTTCAGTTAATTGATTTAGAGCTGAGCTTGGTTAATTCAGTTTCAAGTTTGGTTTTTGCATGAGAACTAATACAGGCATAACCATTCAAGTTTGAAGAAAAATGGGCTTGCAGTTAGCAAAATAGATAGTATTATTACTCTATATAGGCCATTGGGGCAACATCACCAACTCGGATGCGAGTTCGAAGCAGTCTTGTATATCCACTTGCCCTGTCTCTGTAACACATTGGATTAAATCAATATGACAACCATAAATAACAAAGAAAGAAATAGGTAAGAGAATTCACTTGTATCGATATGCCAGTTCTGTAAATAGCTTGTGAATAACATCATCTTCTCGGACAAAAGCAGCAGCATGCCTTGCTGCAAAATGTGAACCCTTGAAGAATTTTGAAACGAAACAAGGCAATGTTGAAAATCAAATTTGATCAAAAGAAATACTAGCATAATATAATGGCAGAGTTAACTCCACCTCCCCCCTACTTTAATGATAGATGTCAACAAAATACATGTATTAATTTGCAAATGGATAATCTTTTAATACTTAATGACCATAAACTCTGCTGACCATCACATCATTTTTTGATGCCCTATGAAGAGATGTCTGGTGAAACAACTAAGAAAGGTTCCACATGCCTACCTAGGATGTAAAAACCATAAACACCTGAAACCAGACCAAGACCATTAATCATCATCCTACATATTCCCTTGAACCGTAGATTAATGTAACAAACAAGATATAGGAAACAACTACAACATGACACATCCAAATTTGCAGTTAAAATAGTTTGACAGAATGTTCCAGAAGGCGACTTATATGAGAATTTCATGCTATTTTAACATTTTCCCCATTAAGATGGCAATAATTGGATACAGGACATCAACACTACGTATTTCGCAACAAAACATCAGGACAATTAATCCTTAGTGCTTCTGTTATTTTAGATTTACTGTTAAACCTAAAATGTTTCGCTTTTACCAGTGCAATTCTGTTTCAAACAAGTTGTGAAACTATGAATTACTTCAACACAGAGGCAATAAATTGACAGAACTTAATTTACTTAAGTAATTTCTAGAGTGAATATCAAGACCAAATAGACAAATGCCACACCACCTAGAAATTAATGGAGTAACAACACACATTTACTAACACAAAACATTAACCATGTCACCATTAGAAAGGAGGCAAAATTTTCCAATGTTGCCCAACCATGGAAACACTTgttagaattgattaaaataCCTCTTTCCCAAGCTGTACCATGTTATCACCAAGTCGCCGAATCTCCTTTGCCTGTAACAAAATAagcaataaaaaaaagttaataaaatgtacaatCCACTTACAGTTTAATGCTAAAAGAAACAGGAAATTAGATAAATTCaggtaaaacaaataaaacacagATTTAATGACTCAGTTAAGAGAAACCCAACAACAGAAATAAGGACTTAAAAGCAAAGGAACTAGAAATATTAATCAATATAACAAAGTAAGGAAACGCATCAAAACCCTAGGAAATCAAAGACATGCTTAAAAGAAAAGAACCTTGGCAACAGTAGTTTCAATGCGCTCGTGCTTTACCAACTGGGAAACCATTGTTTTGCAATtgaagaataaaagaaacaatataaaaagagaaaaaaatcaaaCAACCAATTTTATAAAGGAAAATCAAGAACCTGAGCATGGACATGCGATGACCAGTGGGTCGATTAAGCTTCTTGAACTTCGATTTTAAATGAGCCTTGAATGTCCAAAAAAGACAATAACTATGTAAAAAAGACAAAAGGATGTAACATGTAAAGGCCAGTAACCAATAGAAGCTAAATGAACACTATTCGTCAAACTAAAACCAATACATGTGTTTCGATGGATAATTAAAGCACGATCACTATTTCTAAGCATTTACCACTTCTATAGAGCTCTTTTGTCATAAACAAGGCatataattaaagtaaataaatcgACCATAAGGGTTGCCTTCTTACCACAGTACACGAACTGTCTGGTGTACATACCCTCAGCGGCGACGAATAGTTCCTTCTGCTTCCTGTAACGGAACGGGTGACGGAACACGACGCGAGCTAAGGGCGTATCGCGGCCTAGGTCATAGATAACATCGGTGACGACGCTTTTGAGGTAGCCGTTTCGTTCACCGAAGTTGAGGCTGCGAAAACGGGCGAGACCCTTGCGGTGGTAAGTGTGGGCCTTGAAGACGGAACCCACACCCTTATGCTGAGCTCGAATGACACGACCTATTTGGACGGCTGTAAGAACTCTTTCTTGGATGCGGCAAACAGTAGTGAAATAAGGTAAGGGTTTGGAAGAAAATCTAATAAATAGATTATCCCGGCTAAGGTTTCTAGGATCGAGATTTGGGctaaaaaggagaaaaagaaatggATTTTGGCAAGAGCCAACTCAAAATCACCATTTTCAGCCCAATAACCCTTTTATACACTAGGATTTTAAATCAGCCTACTTTTTTTCCTAAGCACATttttcatgcttaatattttGCCCAAATCCTCCCAAATTTGTAGCGGGCCTTCGGgcctagacgggtaatctgacccatgaacaggtctagtTGCGTATTGCCCTTAACAGTTTTGTCTAGTAAACCACGAACTTAGTTATTTATTATTGGCATAATGtaaaatttagcccttaatattacatattttatcaatttggcccttattcctttttttagttaaatttgacctcaatctttttcaaatttaaccatcaaccttttgaaaaagagtcaaaatgacttttcTTCAACAAGaatactaactaaaatgttaaatttttaaacatgacaacCTACATGATAGTCCACATGTacttcatgttaatttattagaatttttatgaactttttatatatatttttattttgaatttaatttttttattttcataattttgaattatttattgacattaaatataatacaaatgatgttatgttagcatgatgtgaaatatattttttgaattatatatgtattaatacttttaata contains:
- the LOC107921296 gene encoding glycine-rich RNA-binding protein 4, mitochondrial isoform X1, whose product is MQAINGMIRVLHKNSLARSLWARNSCSKLFVGGLSYDTNETVLKNAFEKYGEIIEAVRVIAHHVSGKSRGYGFVRFTSDASAKVAFKEMHSKVLDGRNIRVEFACKNS
- the LOC107921296 gene encoding glycine-rich RNA-binding protein 4, mitochondrial isoform X2, which codes for MQAINGMIRVLHKNSLARSLWARNSCSKLFVGGLSYDTNETVLKNAFEKYGEIIEVRVIAHHVSGKSRGYGFVRFTSDASAKVAFKEMHSKVLDGRNIRVEFACKNS
- the LOC107922633 gene encoding 50S ribosomal protein L17 isoform X1; this translates as MSMLRTMVSQLVKHERIETTVAKAKEIRRLGDNMVQLGKEGSHFAARHAAAFVREDDVIHKLFTELAYRYKDRASGYTRLLRTRIRVGDVAPMAYIE
- the LOC107922633 gene encoding 50S ribosomal protein L17 isoform X2, whose product is MSMLRTMVSQLVKHERIETTVAKAKEIRRLGDNMVQLGKEQGMLLLLSEKMMLFTSYLQNWHIDTKTGQVDIQDCFELASELVMLPQWPI